The following proteins are encoded in a genomic region of Hemibagrus wyckioides isolate EC202008001 linkage group LG29, SWU_Hwy_1.0, whole genome shotgun sequence:
- the LOC131349112 gene encoding mannosyl-oligosaccharide glucosidase-like isoform X1, whose product MMYSSSFRQTNTNPARQRKKNININGEFRSQKEEKPPVPFQKENKNKKRMAISKLLINISIGLCIFSLVWFFYALYMRSALSRRAVTLHPSPRLLDAKSTSAAVSPERFWGSYRPHIYFGMKTRSPRSVVTGLMWMSQISQSDVNLRHTCEQGDGLSSYGWLIHDGVNFGMQQIQDTDFTLTTTFVKRMGGKHGGDWTWRITGKQSNTASEAPIISLMFYVATDTQGYLQPHIEDKTHLSHVTGTSEELGDFKITFNKPTSEDTATDKYASYNYLQTLSPGLDQLTDIVKNSLSHRFVFSPSTAEKRSYIAVDTYTPPPQKDNRIQGDFVVHQVTVQVPFQIEVLFESGSFHDRPNQLKGSVLTEELTRLELSYSEKFEEAFRLQAKEFTPDQVRFGKAALSNMLGGMGYFFGQSMVQSNYDEHPIFYPEAALFTAVPSRSFFPRGFLWDEGFHQLLISKWDPQVTREAVAHWLDLMNMEGWIPREQILGDEALSMVPSQFVVQHTENANPPAFFLVLEEILEQLETHPDAPQLQDTLPFLRRLYPRLQTWFDWYNTTQAGPLPNSYRWRGRDKDTNHFLNPKTLTSGLEDYPRASHPSEDERHVDLYCWMVLASRIMTSIAQLLGEPHQKYEHTYQTLSNNSLLSEFHWSKRFQAFCDYGNHTQDVFLQQEKVFVPAEQMNHELPAKRLVRLVHKAPKLQYVNALGYVSLFPFLLQVLTPDSQKLEYILKDIRDPARLWTPYGLRSLSHSDPMYMRRNTEHDAPYWRGAIRMNINYLALRALHHYSRIEGPYQEMAADLYQELRTNVINNIYKQYQETGYIWEQYKDSTGRGQGSHPFTGWSALIVLIMAEEY is encoded by the exons ATGATGTACTCCAGCAGTTTCAG GCAGACCAACACAAATCCGGCGAGGCAGAGGAAGAAGAACATCAACATAAATGGAGAATTTCGCTCTCAGAAGGAAGAAAAACCACCAGTTCCTTTCcagaaggaaaacaaaaataagaagAGAATGGCTATTAGTAAGCTCCTTATCAACATCTCCATTGGGTTGTGCATTTTTAGCCTCGTCTGGTTCTTCTACGCCCTGTACATGCGCTCTGCCTTGTCTAGGAGAGCTGTGACACTTCATCCTTCACCCCGGCTCTTAGATGCCAAAAGCACCTCTGCAGCTGTGTCTCCTGAGAGGTTCTGGGGCTCGTATCGACCACACATTTATTTTGGCATGAAAACAAGAAGTCCTAGGTCTGTTGTTACAG GCTTGATGTGGATGAGTCAAATCTCACAGAGTGATGTGAACCTGAGGCACACGTGTGAGCAGGGGGATGGATTGAGCTCCTATGGCTGGCTGATCCATGATGGGGTCAACTTTGGGATGCAGCAGATCCAGGACACTGATTTCACCCTGACAACAACCTTTGTGAAACGGATGGGAGGGAAACATGGTGGGGACTGGACCTGGAGAATCACAGGCAAACAGAGC AACACAGCCTCTGAAGCTCCCATCATCTCGCTGATGTTCTATGTTGCTACTGATACCCAGGGTTATCTGCAACCTCACATAGAGGATAAGACCCATCTGAGCCATGTTACAGGCACTTCAGAGGAACTGGGTGACTTCAAAATCACTTTCAACAaacctaccagtgaagacacagcTACAGATAAATATGCAAG CTATAATTACTTGCAGACACTAAGCCCTGGTCTGGACCAACTAACAGACATAGTGAAGAACAGCCTGAGTCACAGATTTGTTTTCAGCCCATCAACTGCAGAGAAGAGGTCATACATTGCTGTGGATACctacacacctcctccacaaaAAGACAACCGCATCCAGGGTGACTTTGTGGTGCACCAGGTTACTGTCCAAGTCCCCTTCCAGATTGAGGTTTTGTTTGAGTCTGGAAGTTTTCATGACCGGCCCAACCAGCTGAAGGGCTCAGTGCTGACTGAGGAGCTTACGAGGCTGGAATTGTCCTACAGTGAGAAGTTCGAGGAGGCATTCAGACTTCAGGCTAAAGAGTTTACTCCAGATCAGGTGAGGTTTGGCAAAGCTGCTTTAAGCAACATGCTTGGTGGTATGGGCTACTTCTTTGGACAGTCCATGGTGCAGTCAAATTATGATGAGCACCCCATTTTTTACCCTGAGGCTGCCTTGTTCACTGCAGTGCCCTCCCGCTCCTTCTTCCCAAGGGGTTTCCTGTGGGATGAAGGCTTCCACCAGCTTCTCATCAGTAAGTGGGACCCTCAAGTGACACGTGAGGCTGTTGCTCACTGGCTGGATTTGATGAACATGGAAGGCTGGATCCCACGTGAGCAGATCCTCGGTGATGAGGCACTCAGCATGGTCCCTTCACAGTTTGTGGTGCAGCACACTGAAAATGCAAACCCACCTGCATTCTTTCTTGTCCTGGAGGAGATTCTGGAACAGCTTGAGACACATCCAGATGCACCACAATTGCAAGATACTCTACCTTTCCTAAGAAGATTGTACCCCCGACTGCAGACATGGTTCGACTGGTATAACACCACTCAAGCCGGACCCTTGCCCAACTCCTACCGTTGGCGTGGTAGAGACAAGGACACCAACCACTTCCTCAACCCTAAGACCTTGACTTCCGGGCTGGAAGACTACCCTCGTGCATCACACCCTTCTGAAGATGAAAGGCATGTGGATTTGTACTGTTGGATGGTGCTTGCATCCCGGATCATGACAAGCATAGCACAGCTGCTTGGGGAACCCCATCAGAAGTATGAGCACACCTACCAGACCCTCAGCAACAACAGCCTTCTGAGTGAGTTTCACTGGTCCAAGAGATTTCAGGCCTTCTGTGACTATGGTAACCACACTCAGGATGTGTTCTTGCAGCAAGAAAAGGTTTTTGTGCCTGCCGAACAGATGAATCATGAGTTACCTGCAAAACGCCTGGTGCGATTAGTGCACAAAGCCCCTAAGCTTCAATATGTGAATGCACTTGGCTACGTTAGTCTGTTTCCATTCTTGCTTCAGGTCCTGACACCCGACTCTCAAAAATTAGAGTACATTCTGAAAGACATTCGGGATCCTGCTCGCTTGTGGACACCCTATGGCTTGCGCTCACTTTCACATTCAGATCCAATGTATATGAGACGCAACACAGAGCATGATGCCCCCTACTGGCGTGGTGCTATAAGGATGAACATCAACTACCTGGCACTAAGGGCACTGCACCATTACAGCAGGATAGAGGGACCATACCAGGAGATGGCTGCTGATCTCTATCAAGAGCTCAGGACTAATGTCATCAATAACATTTACAAACAGTACCAGGAAACTGGATATATCTGGGAACAGTACAAAGACAGCACAGGTCGGGGACAGGGTAGTCACCCTTTCACAGGCTGGTCAGCTCTGATTGTTCTCATCATGGCTGAAGAGTACTGA
- the LOC131349112 gene encoding mannosyl-oligosaccharide glucosidase-like isoform X4: MWMSQISQSDVNLRHTCEQGDGLSSYGWLIHDGVNFGMQQIQDTDFTLTTTFVKRMGGKHGGDWTWRITGKQSNTASEAPIISLMFYVATDTQGYLQPHIEDKTHLSHVTGTSEELGDFKITFNKPTSEDTATDKYASYNYLQTLSPGLDQLTDIVKNSLSHRFVFSPSTAEKRSYIAVDTYTPPPQKDNRIQGDFVVHQVTVQVPFQIEVLFESGSFHDRPNQLKGSVLTEELTRLELSYSEKFEEAFRLQAKEFTPDQVRFGKAALSNMLGGMGYFFGQSMVQSNYDEHPIFYPEAALFTAVPSRSFFPRGFLWDEGFHQLLISKWDPQVTREAVAHWLDLMNMEGWIPREQILGDEALSMVPSQFVVQHTENANPPAFFLVLEEILEQLETHPDAPQLQDTLPFLRRLYPRLQTWFDWYNTTQAGPLPNSYRWRGRDKDTNHFLNPKTLTSGLEDYPRASHPSEDERHVDLYCWMVLASRIMTSIAQLLGEPHQKYEHTYQTLSNNSLLSEFHWSKRFQAFCDYGNHTQDVFLQQEKVFVPAEQMNHELPAKRLVRLVHKAPKLQYVNALGYVSLFPFLLQVLTPDSQKLEYILKDIRDPARLWTPYGLRSLSHSDPMYMRRNTEHDAPYWRGAIRMNINYLALRALHHYSRIEGPYQEMAADLYQELRTNVINNIYKQYQETGYIWEQYKDSTGRGQGSHPFTGWSALIVLIMAEEY; the protein is encoded by the exons ATGTGGATGAGTCAAATCTCACAGAGTGATGTGAACCTGAGGCACACGTGTGAGCAGGGGGATGGATTGAGCTCCTATGGCTGGCTGATCCATGATGGGGTCAACTTTGGGATGCAGCAGATCCAGGACACTGATTTCACCCTGACAACAACCTTTGTGAAACGGATGGGAGGGAAACATGGTGGGGACTGGACCTGGAGAATCACAGGCAAACAGAGC AACACAGCCTCTGAAGCTCCCATCATCTCGCTGATGTTCTATGTTGCTACTGATACCCAGGGTTATCTGCAACCTCACATAGAGGATAAGACCCATCTGAGCCATGTTACAGGCACTTCAGAGGAACTGGGTGACTTCAAAATCACTTTCAACAaacctaccagtgaagacacagcTACAGATAAATATGCAAG CTATAATTACTTGCAGACACTAAGCCCTGGTCTGGACCAACTAACAGACATAGTGAAGAACAGCCTGAGTCACAGATTTGTTTTCAGCCCATCAACTGCAGAGAAGAGGTCATACATTGCTGTGGATACctacacacctcctccacaaaAAGACAACCGCATCCAGGGTGACTTTGTGGTGCACCAGGTTACTGTCCAAGTCCCCTTCCAGATTGAGGTTTTGTTTGAGTCTGGAAGTTTTCATGACCGGCCCAACCAGCTGAAGGGCTCAGTGCTGACTGAGGAGCTTACGAGGCTGGAATTGTCCTACAGTGAGAAGTTCGAGGAGGCATTCAGACTTCAGGCTAAAGAGTTTACTCCAGATCAGGTGAGGTTTGGCAAAGCTGCTTTAAGCAACATGCTTGGTGGTATGGGCTACTTCTTTGGACAGTCCATGGTGCAGTCAAATTATGATGAGCACCCCATTTTTTACCCTGAGGCTGCCTTGTTCACTGCAGTGCCCTCCCGCTCCTTCTTCCCAAGGGGTTTCCTGTGGGATGAAGGCTTCCACCAGCTTCTCATCAGTAAGTGGGACCCTCAAGTGACACGTGAGGCTGTTGCTCACTGGCTGGATTTGATGAACATGGAAGGCTGGATCCCACGTGAGCAGATCCTCGGTGATGAGGCACTCAGCATGGTCCCTTCACAGTTTGTGGTGCAGCACACTGAAAATGCAAACCCACCTGCATTCTTTCTTGTCCTGGAGGAGATTCTGGAACAGCTTGAGACACATCCAGATGCACCACAATTGCAAGATACTCTACCTTTCCTAAGAAGATTGTACCCCCGACTGCAGACATGGTTCGACTGGTATAACACCACTCAAGCCGGACCCTTGCCCAACTCCTACCGTTGGCGTGGTAGAGACAAGGACACCAACCACTTCCTCAACCCTAAGACCTTGACTTCCGGGCTGGAAGACTACCCTCGTGCATCACACCCTTCTGAAGATGAAAGGCATGTGGATTTGTACTGTTGGATGGTGCTTGCATCCCGGATCATGACAAGCATAGCACAGCTGCTTGGGGAACCCCATCAGAAGTATGAGCACACCTACCAGACCCTCAGCAACAACAGCCTTCTGAGTGAGTTTCACTGGTCCAAGAGATTTCAGGCCTTCTGTGACTATGGTAACCACACTCAGGATGTGTTCTTGCAGCAAGAAAAGGTTTTTGTGCCTGCCGAACAGATGAATCATGAGTTACCTGCAAAACGCCTGGTGCGATTAGTGCACAAAGCCCCTAAGCTTCAATATGTGAATGCACTTGGCTACGTTAGTCTGTTTCCATTCTTGCTTCAGGTCCTGACACCCGACTCTCAAAAATTAGAGTACATTCTGAAAGACATTCGGGATCCTGCTCGCTTGTGGACACCCTATGGCTTGCGCTCACTTTCACATTCAGATCCAATGTATATGAGACGCAACACAGAGCATGATGCCCCCTACTGGCGTGGTGCTATAAGGATGAACATCAACTACCTGGCACTAAGGGCACTGCACCATTACAGCAGGATAGAGGGACCATACCAGGAGATGGCTGCTGATCTCTATCAAGAGCTCAGGACTAATGTCATCAATAACATTTACAAACAGTACCAGGAAACTGGATATATCTGGGAACAGTACAAAGACAGCACAGGTCGGGGACAGGGTAGTCACCCTTTCACAGGCTGGTCAGCTCTGATTGTTCTCATCATGGCTGAAGAGTACTGA
- the LOC131349112 gene encoding mannosyl-oligosaccharide glucosidase-like isoform X3 — protein MMYSSSFRQTNTNPARQRKKNININGEFRSQKEEKPPVPFQKENKNKKRMAISLMWMSQISQSDVNLRHTCEQGDGLSSYGWLIHDGVNFGMQQIQDTDFTLTTTFVKRMGGKHGGDWTWRITGKQSNTASEAPIISLMFYVATDTQGYLQPHIEDKTHLSHVTGTSEELGDFKITFNKPTSEDTATDKYASYNYLQTLSPGLDQLTDIVKNSLSHRFVFSPSTAEKRSYIAVDTYTPPPQKDNRIQGDFVVHQVTVQVPFQIEVLFESGSFHDRPNQLKGSVLTEELTRLELSYSEKFEEAFRLQAKEFTPDQVRFGKAALSNMLGGMGYFFGQSMVQSNYDEHPIFYPEAALFTAVPSRSFFPRGFLWDEGFHQLLISKWDPQVTREAVAHWLDLMNMEGWIPREQILGDEALSMVPSQFVVQHTENANPPAFFLVLEEILEQLETHPDAPQLQDTLPFLRRLYPRLQTWFDWYNTTQAGPLPNSYRWRGRDKDTNHFLNPKTLTSGLEDYPRASHPSEDERHVDLYCWMVLASRIMTSIAQLLGEPHQKYEHTYQTLSNNSLLSEFHWSKRFQAFCDYGNHTQDVFLQQEKVFVPAEQMNHELPAKRLVRLVHKAPKLQYVNALGYVSLFPFLLQVLTPDSQKLEYILKDIRDPARLWTPYGLRSLSHSDPMYMRRNTEHDAPYWRGAIRMNINYLALRALHHYSRIEGPYQEMAADLYQELRTNVINNIYKQYQETGYIWEQYKDSTGRGQGSHPFTGWSALIVLIMAEEY, from the exons ATGATGTACTCCAGCAGTTTCAG GCAGACCAACACAAATCCGGCGAGGCAGAGGAAGAAGAACATCAACATAAATGGAGAATTTCGCTCTCAGAAGGAAGAAAAACCACCAGTTCCTTTCcagaaggaaaacaaaaataagaagAGAATGGCTATTA GCTTGATGTGGATGAGTCAAATCTCACAGAGTGATGTGAACCTGAGGCACACGTGTGAGCAGGGGGATGGATTGAGCTCCTATGGCTGGCTGATCCATGATGGGGTCAACTTTGGGATGCAGCAGATCCAGGACACTGATTTCACCCTGACAACAACCTTTGTGAAACGGATGGGAGGGAAACATGGTGGGGACTGGACCTGGAGAATCACAGGCAAACAGAGC AACACAGCCTCTGAAGCTCCCATCATCTCGCTGATGTTCTATGTTGCTACTGATACCCAGGGTTATCTGCAACCTCACATAGAGGATAAGACCCATCTGAGCCATGTTACAGGCACTTCAGAGGAACTGGGTGACTTCAAAATCACTTTCAACAaacctaccagtgaagacacagcTACAGATAAATATGCAAG CTATAATTACTTGCAGACACTAAGCCCTGGTCTGGACCAACTAACAGACATAGTGAAGAACAGCCTGAGTCACAGATTTGTTTTCAGCCCATCAACTGCAGAGAAGAGGTCATACATTGCTGTGGATACctacacacctcctccacaaaAAGACAACCGCATCCAGGGTGACTTTGTGGTGCACCAGGTTACTGTCCAAGTCCCCTTCCAGATTGAGGTTTTGTTTGAGTCTGGAAGTTTTCATGACCGGCCCAACCAGCTGAAGGGCTCAGTGCTGACTGAGGAGCTTACGAGGCTGGAATTGTCCTACAGTGAGAAGTTCGAGGAGGCATTCAGACTTCAGGCTAAAGAGTTTACTCCAGATCAGGTGAGGTTTGGCAAAGCTGCTTTAAGCAACATGCTTGGTGGTATGGGCTACTTCTTTGGACAGTCCATGGTGCAGTCAAATTATGATGAGCACCCCATTTTTTACCCTGAGGCTGCCTTGTTCACTGCAGTGCCCTCCCGCTCCTTCTTCCCAAGGGGTTTCCTGTGGGATGAAGGCTTCCACCAGCTTCTCATCAGTAAGTGGGACCCTCAAGTGACACGTGAGGCTGTTGCTCACTGGCTGGATTTGATGAACATGGAAGGCTGGATCCCACGTGAGCAGATCCTCGGTGATGAGGCACTCAGCATGGTCCCTTCACAGTTTGTGGTGCAGCACACTGAAAATGCAAACCCACCTGCATTCTTTCTTGTCCTGGAGGAGATTCTGGAACAGCTTGAGACACATCCAGATGCACCACAATTGCAAGATACTCTACCTTTCCTAAGAAGATTGTACCCCCGACTGCAGACATGGTTCGACTGGTATAACACCACTCAAGCCGGACCCTTGCCCAACTCCTACCGTTGGCGTGGTAGAGACAAGGACACCAACCACTTCCTCAACCCTAAGACCTTGACTTCCGGGCTGGAAGACTACCCTCGTGCATCACACCCTTCTGAAGATGAAAGGCATGTGGATTTGTACTGTTGGATGGTGCTTGCATCCCGGATCATGACAAGCATAGCACAGCTGCTTGGGGAACCCCATCAGAAGTATGAGCACACCTACCAGACCCTCAGCAACAACAGCCTTCTGAGTGAGTTTCACTGGTCCAAGAGATTTCAGGCCTTCTGTGACTATGGTAACCACACTCAGGATGTGTTCTTGCAGCAAGAAAAGGTTTTTGTGCCTGCCGAACAGATGAATCATGAGTTACCTGCAAAACGCCTGGTGCGATTAGTGCACAAAGCCCCTAAGCTTCAATATGTGAATGCACTTGGCTACGTTAGTCTGTTTCCATTCTTGCTTCAGGTCCTGACACCCGACTCTCAAAAATTAGAGTACATTCTGAAAGACATTCGGGATCCTGCTCGCTTGTGGACACCCTATGGCTTGCGCTCACTTTCACATTCAGATCCAATGTATATGAGACGCAACACAGAGCATGATGCCCCCTACTGGCGTGGTGCTATAAGGATGAACATCAACTACCTGGCACTAAGGGCACTGCACCATTACAGCAGGATAGAGGGACCATACCAGGAGATGGCTGCTGATCTCTATCAAGAGCTCAGGACTAATGTCATCAATAACATTTACAAACAGTACCAGGAAACTGGATATATCTGGGAACAGTACAAAGACAGCACAGGTCGGGGACAGGGTAGTCACCCTTTCACAGGCTGGTCAGCTCTGATTGTTCTCATCATGGCTGAAGAGTACTGA
- the LOC131349112 gene encoding mannosyl-oligosaccharide glucosidase-like isoform X2 yields MQTNTNPARQRKKNININGEFRSQKEEKPPVPFQKENKNKKRMAISKLLINISIGLCIFSLVWFFYALYMRSALSRRAVTLHPSPRLLDAKSTSAAVSPERFWGSYRPHIYFGMKTRSPRSVVTGLMWMSQISQSDVNLRHTCEQGDGLSSYGWLIHDGVNFGMQQIQDTDFTLTTTFVKRMGGKHGGDWTWRITGKQSNTASEAPIISLMFYVATDTQGYLQPHIEDKTHLSHVTGTSEELGDFKITFNKPTSEDTATDKYASYNYLQTLSPGLDQLTDIVKNSLSHRFVFSPSTAEKRSYIAVDTYTPPPQKDNRIQGDFVVHQVTVQVPFQIEVLFESGSFHDRPNQLKGSVLTEELTRLELSYSEKFEEAFRLQAKEFTPDQVRFGKAALSNMLGGMGYFFGQSMVQSNYDEHPIFYPEAALFTAVPSRSFFPRGFLWDEGFHQLLISKWDPQVTREAVAHWLDLMNMEGWIPREQILGDEALSMVPSQFVVQHTENANPPAFFLVLEEILEQLETHPDAPQLQDTLPFLRRLYPRLQTWFDWYNTTQAGPLPNSYRWRGRDKDTNHFLNPKTLTSGLEDYPRASHPSEDERHVDLYCWMVLASRIMTSIAQLLGEPHQKYEHTYQTLSNNSLLSEFHWSKRFQAFCDYGNHTQDVFLQQEKVFVPAEQMNHELPAKRLVRLVHKAPKLQYVNALGYVSLFPFLLQVLTPDSQKLEYILKDIRDPARLWTPYGLRSLSHSDPMYMRRNTEHDAPYWRGAIRMNINYLALRALHHYSRIEGPYQEMAADLYQELRTNVINNIYKQYQETGYIWEQYKDSTGRGQGSHPFTGWSALIVLIMAEEY; encoded by the exons AT GCAGACCAACACAAATCCGGCGAGGCAGAGGAAGAAGAACATCAACATAAATGGAGAATTTCGCTCTCAGAAGGAAGAAAAACCACCAGTTCCTTTCcagaaggaaaacaaaaataagaagAGAATGGCTATTAGTAAGCTCCTTATCAACATCTCCATTGGGTTGTGCATTTTTAGCCTCGTCTGGTTCTTCTACGCCCTGTACATGCGCTCTGCCTTGTCTAGGAGAGCTGTGACACTTCATCCTTCACCCCGGCTCTTAGATGCCAAAAGCACCTCTGCAGCTGTGTCTCCTGAGAGGTTCTGGGGCTCGTATCGACCACACATTTATTTTGGCATGAAAACAAGAAGTCCTAGGTCTGTTGTTACAG GCTTGATGTGGATGAGTCAAATCTCACAGAGTGATGTGAACCTGAGGCACACGTGTGAGCAGGGGGATGGATTGAGCTCCTATGGCTGGCTGATCCATGATGGGGTCAACTTTGGGATGCAGCAGATCCAGGACACTGATTTCACCCTGACAACAACCTTTGTGAAACGGATGGGAGGGAAACATGGTGGGGACTGGACCTGGAGAATCACAGGCAAACAGAGC AACACAGCCTCTGAAGCTCCCATCATCTCGCTGATGTTCTATGTTGCTACTGATACCCAGGGTTATCTGCAACCTCACATAGAGGATAAGACCCATCTGAGCCATGTTACAGGCACTTCAGAGGAACTGGGTGACTTCAAAATCACTTTCAACAaacctaccagtgaagacacagcTACAGATAAATATGCAAG CTATAATTACTTGCAGACACTAAGCCCTGGTCTGGACCAACTAACAGACATAGTGAAGAACAGCCTGAGTCACAGATTTGTTTTCAGCCCATCAACTGCAGAGAAGAGGTCATACATTGCTGTGGATACctacacacctcctccacaaaAAGACAACCGCATCCAGGGTGACTTTGTGGTGCACCAGGTTACTGTCCAAGTCCCCTTCCAGATTGAGGTTTTGTTTGAGTCTGGAAGTTTTCATGACCGGCCCAACCAGCTGAAGGGCTCAGTGCTGACTGAGGAGCTTACGAGGCTGGAATTGTCCTACAGTGAGAAGTTCGAGGAGGCATTCAGACTTCAGGCTAAAGAGTTTACTCCAGATCAGGTGAGGTTTGGCAAAGCTGCTTTAAGCAACATGCTTGGTGGTATGGGCTACTTCTTTGGACAGTCCATGGTGCAGTCAAATTATGATGAGCACCCCATTTTTTACCCTGAGGCTGCCTTGTTCACTGCAGTGCCCTCCCGCTCCTTCTTCCCAAGGGGTTTCCTGTGGGATGAAGGCTTCCACCAGCTTCTCATCAGTAAGTGGGACCCTCAAGTGACACGTGAGGCTGTTGCTCACTGGCTGGATTTGATGAACATGGAAGGCTGGATCCCACGTGAGCAGATCCTCGGTGATGAGGCACTCAGCATGGTCCCTTCACAGTTTGTGGTGCAGCACACTGAAAATGCAAACCCACCTGCATTCTTTCTTGTCCTGGAGGAGATTCTGGAACAGCTTGAGACACATCCAGATGCACCACAATTGCAAGATACTCTACCTTTCCTAAGAAGATTGTACCCCCGACTGCAGACATGGTTCGACTGGTATAACACCACTCAAGCCGGACCCTTGCCCAACTCCTACCGTTGGCGTGGTAGAGACAAGGACACCAACCACTTCCTCAACCCTAAGACCTTGACTTCCGGGCTGGAAGACTACCCTCGTGCATCACACCCTTCTGAAGATGAAAGGCATGTGGATTTGTACTGTTGGATGGTGCTTGCATCCCGGATCATGACAAGCATAGCACAGCTGCTTGGGGAACCCCATCAGAAGTATGAGCACACCTACCAGACCCTCAGCAACAACAGCCTTCTGAGTGAGTTTCACTGGTCCAAGAGATTTCAGGCCTTCTGTGACTATGGTAACCACACTCAGGATGTGTTCTTGCAGCAAGAAAAGGTTTTTGTGCCTGCCGAACAGATGAATCATGAGTTACCTGCAAAACGCCTGGTGCGATTAGTGCACAAAGCCCCTAAGCTTCAATATGTGAATGCACTTGGCTACGTTAGTCTGTTTCCATTCTTGCTTCAGGTCCTGACACCCGACTCTCAAAAATTAGAGTACATTCTGAAAGACATTCGGGATCCTGCTCGCTTGTGGACACCCTATGGCTTGCGCTCACTTTCACATTCAGATCCAATGTATATGAGACGCAACACAGAGCATGATGCCCCCTACTGGCGTGGTGCTATAAGGATGAACATCAACTACCTGGCACTAAGGGCACTGCACCATTACAGCAGGATAGAGGGACCATACCAGGAGATGGCTGCTGATCTCTATCAAGAGCTCAGGACTAATGTCATCAATAACATTTACAAACAGTACCAGGAAACTGGATATATCTGGGAACAGTACAAAGACAGCACAGGTCGGGGACAGGGTAGTCACCCTTTCACAGGCTGGTCAGCTCTGATTGTTCTCATCATGGCTGAAGAGTACTGA